The segment GTCTAAAACTTGCGCTTCAGCAGACTGTTTTCGATGGCGATCGCGCAGTTCAATATAGAGTGAATCAGTTTTAGCAAGCTGCCATTTTTCGTAGAAAATTTGAGCGGATTCGGCTTTCACTGGATCTTCGACGCGAGGCAGAACGACTTGAGCGTCTTTGTCATACTTTCTTCCTGATTTGTGATTTGCATAGCGTCGAGCGCGCGTATACCCCATCTGTAGAAATTTACGCGCCATGTCCATGCCCACAAAATCTTGTTGAGCTTTGTAGTTGAGAAAGAGTTGATAAATTGCGTCTGCAGATTGACGAGCAATCTCTGGCGTTTTGAATCTCCAGTGCGGCAATATCTCGCTTTTGTAGGGTTCAACGAGCAATACGCCTTGCTCACCTCGACCCATACGATACAGTTCGGGATGCTGGCGAAAGTCGATCGCTTTAAAGTCCAGTGAGTAATCAAACTCTTGCATGAATTGAATCTTAAGCTAACGATTTAGGTTTACACGATGTCTAAAGTTAGCGAATCGACCAACTGAGAGAGATTTATAGCAATCCGGTTTGAGTGTAAAGGCTCAAAAGAGTGGGGATTGGGGAGTTACTAAGGGAACAACTTCTTACTTCACAACTGAATCTAGGGCGGCTATAGAACAAGCTGGAAAACACCGATTTCAGGTAGGCTATGAATAAGTTTTAGACGTGTTCCTCTAAGTGTATGGCTACTTATTTGGTGACAGGCGCAAATCGAGGCATTGGATATGAATATTGCCGTCAATTACAGGCGCAAGGTCATGAGGTGATTGCAGTTTGTCGAACTGCTTCTGAAGAATTGCGGCAGCTAGGGATTCGAGTTGAAGAAGGGATTGAACTCACCTCAGAATCTGCGATCGCAGAGTTACGATCGCGCTTAGGTGAAATGACGATCGATGTTCTGATCAACAATGCGGCAATTGCCAAACGAATTGACCTCAGTCATCTAGATGTTGCGAGTATCCGAGAGCAGTTTGAAGTGAATGCGATCGCGCCGCTAAGATTGACTCATGCACTGCTGCCTTTGCTCAAGTCAGGCTCTAAAATTGCGCTGATGACAAGCCGAATGGGGTCGATCTCAGACAATACGTCTGGCGGTTCTTATGGTTATCGGATGTCAAAAGTTGCCTTGTCCATGGCAGGAAAATCACTGGCTCACGATCTCAAGCCTCAAGGCATTGCTGTCGCAATTTTGCATCCTGGTTTAGTGCAAACCCGAATGACAAACTTTACCGTAAACGGGATTACTCCAGAAACCTCTGTTAAAGGACTATTGCAGCGAATCGAACAGCTTTCATTAGACAATACAGGGACGTTTTGGCATTCTAACGGGGAAGTGCTGCCGTGGTAAGTAGAGGGTGATTCAACATCAATTCGGCAAGTTCTCTCGCTTCTGGGGAAGTTCTGCCGTGGCATGTAGATGGGTGTAATTCAACATCAATTCGGCAAGTTCTCTCGCTTCGTTGCTCACCCGCCCCGGAATGAATTCGGGACTAACCGTGCGAAGTCCGCTCTGGGACTAACAACCAGTTAAAACATTTTCTTCATTGAGTTTCAGTCCACTGATTTCAATCTTGTCTGCTTTGAAGATAGAAGTTAGTAGTTCACTCCATTCAATCGGATAGGGCGATAGAGTGAAGATCTAAAATCATGGTTGCTACTCTCCACTCTGCCACTATGAGCAGTTGACAACTAAACAATTACAGCCAGAATCTCCAATGAGAGCGAATTACGAACTGTAAACGAAGTCAAACTTTGTTTGGGAACTGTAAACCTTTTTCATCCATCCCGACTGTGACGCTCCTGACAGATTCGAGAATAGATCAGTAGGAGACTGGATACTTTCCCTGCACATTTCCCAGATTTTTCGATTGGAGTCAGTTAGGTTATGGTGAGTCAAGCTTTTGGAGATGCCTTGGGCACAGGTTCGCGAGAGCATTATGAATCTCAAACGCAAGCGATCGCGAGACAATTGCTGCGAGCAACTCGCGAATCGAGATCTTGGTTTGCTCAAGTCCGCGATCAGATGCAGTGGGATGATAAGTTGCTCGGCTGGGCAATGAGTAACCCAGGATTGCGAGTGCAGTTGTTTCGGTTAATTGATTGTTTGCCTGCGCTCCGCAGTAAGCCAGAAATCGCGCGGCATTTGCAGGAATATATGAGCGATCAGACGGTCGAATTACCTGCAGCGTTAAAAGGTCTGCTGAATTTTGCCAATGCTGATTCGATGCCGGGACAGCTTGCCGCAACGACGCTTTCTACTGCGGTTGAGACATTGGCGCATAAATATATTTCAGGCGAAAACCTGAAACAAGTGCTGAAAACGATCGAGCGACTACGCAAAGAAAAAATGGCGTTTACGGTCGATCTGTTAGGTGAAGCAGTGATTACGGAGGCGGAGGCACAGTCTTATCTCGATCGCTACTTAGAGTTGCTTGAGCAATTGACCGAAGCCTCAAAATCTTGGTCGAAAGTTGAGCAAATTGACTTCGCGGATGGGCAACCATTGCCGAAGGTGCAAGTGTCTGTGAAGTTGACCGCATTCTACTCGCAGTTTGACCCGTTGGATGAGGCAGGAAGTCAGGTGCGGGTTGCCGATCGTGCTAGAACTTTGCTGCGTCGGGCGAAGGAGCTAGGAGCAGCCGTTCACTTTGATATGGAGCAGTATGCTTACAAAGATTTGACGCTAGAGACTTTGAAGGCGTTGCTTTTAGAAGAAGAGTTTCGATCGCGCTCTGATGTGGGCATGACGATTCAAGGCTACTTGCGCGACAGTCAAGCCGACTTACAAGGGTTGATTGATTGGGCGAAGGAGCGAGGCACACCGATCACAGTGCGCTTAGTCAAAGGGGCTTACTGGGATCAAGAAACCATCAAAGCGGTTCAGAAAGATTGGCAACAGCCCGTTTTTAACGATAAAGCTGAGACTGATGCGAACTATGAACGCTTGACAGAATTGCTGCTCGAAAATCATGAGGTTTTGAATGCGGCAATTGGTAGCCATAATGTGCGATCGCAAGCTCATGCGTTAGCGATCGCGACTGCTTTAGAAATTCCGAAATCTCGGATCGAATTCCAAACCCTTTACGGCATGGGCGATAAACTTGCGAAAGCGATTGTAGAACAAGGCTATCGAGTTCGAGTTTACTGTCCTTACGGTGAACTGATTCCGGGAATGTCGTATTTGATTCGGCGATTGCTCGAAAATACTGCAAATAGTTCATTTTTGCGGCAGAACTTAGAAGAAAGACCGATCGAGGATTTGATTGCGGCTCCTCAAGTCGGTGAACCTTCTCAACTCAAAGCGCTCGACAAGTTTGAGAATGCAGCCGATACGGACTATGCCGATCGAGCAAAACGCGATCGCATTCAATCTGCTTTGAAATCAGTTCGTCAGCAGTTTGGACAAACTTACCTGCCTTTGATCAATGGCGAGTTTGTAGAAACGGCTGAGAAGCTGAAATCTGAGAATCCATCGCGTTTTAGTGAGACGGTTGGCACAATTGGGCTGATCAGCGTTGACCAAGCAGAAGACGCGATCGCATCTGCGAAAGCTGCTTTTCCAGCCTGGAAACGGACTTCTGCTCAAGAACGTGCTCATATTCTGCGCAAAGCTGCCAATCTTTTCGAGCAACGTCGAGAGGAATTGATTGCTTGGATGACTTACGAAGTCGGTAAGCCTGTGAAGGAAGGAGACGGCGAGGTTTCAGAAGCGATCGATTTCTGTAACTACTATGCTGATGAGATGGAACGCCTCGATCGGGGCGTGGACTACGATTTCCCCGGTGAAACAAACCACTATCGCTATCACGCTCGCGGCATTGTTCTAGTCATTTCTCCTTGGAACTTTCCATTAGCAATTCCGGTTGGTATGACTGTTGCTGCTTTGGTCACGGGTAACTGTGCATTGTTGAAACCTGCCGAGACTTCTTCTGTGATTGCTGCCAAGATTGCAGAGATTTTAGTAGAAGCAGGCATTCCAGCGGGAGTGTTCCAATTTATTCCAGGCAAAGGACATACCGTGGGCGCGCATCTTGTCAAACATCCTGATGTGCATATGATTGTGTTTACTGGATCGCAAGCGGTCGGATGCCAGATTTACAAGGATGCAGCCGTGTTACAGCCTGGACAAAAGCACCTCAAACGAGTGGTCGCTGAAATGGGCGGGAAGAATGCAGTAATCATTGATGAGAGCGCAGATTTAGATCAAGCGGTTCAGGGGGTTGTGCAGTCTGCGTTTGGATATAGTGGGCAGAAATGCTCGGCGTGTTCTAAAGCGATCGTGCTTGAACCTGTGTATGAGACATTCTTGTCAAGATTGGTCGAGGCAACTCGATCTCTGAACATTGGAGAAGCTGAATTACCGGGTACGAAAGTTGGTCCTGTGATTGATAAGGAAGCTCAGAATCGCATTCAAAAATTCATTGAATGGGGTGAAAGGGCAGGAACACTTGTATTAAAGATGCCTGTTCCAGAAGGAGGTTACTTTGTAGGCCCAACAATCATCACAGATGTTTCTGCAGACGCAAAAATAGTTCAAGAAGAAATCTTTGGGCCAGTACTTGCTGTGATGCGAGCAAGTTCGTTCCAAGAAGCTTTGGATTTAGCGAATGGTACGCCTTATGCGTTGACCGGGGGATTGTATTCGCGCACGCCATCGCATATTGAGCAGGCACAAGCTGATTTTGAGGTCGGAAATCTGTATATCAATCGCGGCATTACAGGCGCGATCGTGGCTCGGCAACCGTTTGGAGGCTTTAAGCTCTCAGGGGTTGGCTCGAAAGCAGGTGGAGTCGATTATTTGCTTCAGTTCCTAGAGCCGCGAGTGGTGACGGAAAACGTTCAGCGGCAAGGATTTGCGCCGATCGAAGGAGCGGAATAATGATGTGTGTAGGTTAGGGGCGTGGGCTAGTTGTCAAGCGCATGAATTTGGGGGAGTGGGGAGTAAGAACTTCTCTCCCCCTTCCCCCACTCCCCTATCGGTCTGTTATGGTGAACGACTAGCTCTCAACTCAATTCGCAGACACCAAAACTCCGCTGCATCGCCTTAAACCAGAGCAGTCGATTTCACCATGCCTTCTAAAGTTCGCAAGAGCACCTGTTCGTTATAAGGCTTGGAAAAATAGGCTGCTGCTCCCAAATTCTCCGCGACTTTTCGATGCTTCTCTCCACTCCGGGAAGTCAACATCATCACAGGAATCTGTGCCAACTGCTCGTCCGATCGCAGTTTTGCCAAAAAGCCATATCCGTCTAATCGGGGCATTTCAATGTCGCAAATCACCGCTTGCACAGACAGTCCTGCCTCTAGACGCTCGATCGCATCTTGACCATCTTTGGCTTGTTCAACTCGATAGCCCGATCGTTCTAAAGTCAAGGCTAAGAACCGACGCACATTGATCGAATCATCAACGACCAAAATTGTTGGCGTTGTCGATCGCGCCATACTCGGTTGGGATGCCACTAAACTTGCGCGCAGTTGCTTGCTAAAGGCTTGATCCGGTTGAATATCTGAGCGCTCACAGCTTGTAATCCAGCGCAATAGCTCCGTCACATTCACCAATGGCACAACTCGCCCATCACCCAAAATCGTACAGCCACTAAAACCAGTGGGCAGAGCTAAGTTTCCTTCTACTTTTCGCATCGTTGCTTCTTGTTCACCCCAACAGCGATCGATTTGAATCCCGAACCATTGCGGTGCTTGATCAATGATCACAACACTCGTCATCGCGATCGTGGGTGGCGTTTCAAATCCATGCGGGATTTGCGGACAGTTAAATCGCATCCATTTCTGCAATCGCACCAATTGCACCACTTTGTCTTGCCAGTTGAGAACCTCACTTCCCGCGGTTTCAATAATTTGATTAGGCTGGAGTAAAAAGAGTTCTGAAACAACATCGGTTGGCAAAGCAAGCAACATGCCATGACATTCAATCAGTAATACTTTGATCGTCGAAAGAGCAAACGGGATCGATAACGTAAACGTTGTTCCTTGTCCGGCTTGAGTGTTAACGCTAATTTCACCGCGAATTTGCTTGAGATTGTTTCGCACCACATCCATCCCAACTCCACGACCCGAAAGGGCAGTGACTTGAGTACTCGTACTAAATCCTGGCTCAAAAATCAGCGATAACAGTTCTTCATCGCGAGCCGCATCGAGTAAGACGGGATCGAGTCCCATTTGTTCAGCGCGATCGCGAATTTTGTCGATCGGAATTCCTTCGCCATCGTCTCTGACGGTAATGATGGTGCGGTTGCCTTGATTAGCCGCTTGAATCTCGATCGTGCCTTGCGGTGGTTTTCCTCGGAGTGCGCGCAATGTTGGCTCTTCAATCCCATGATCAAAGGCATTCCGAATCAGATGCATTAACGGATCATTCAATGCTTCGAGAAGATTGCGATCGATGAGGGTGCTACCCCCAACTACCGAAAGCTGCACCTCTTTCCCATATTGCAATGACCATTCTCGGATCGCGCGAGGGAAGCGATTGATCACATCGGAAATCGGGCGCATCCGCAACTGAGTTAAGCCACTTTGCAGTTGCTTCGCAGTTTTGGTTAAGTTCCGCGCCGATTGATCCGCATCATCCAAACTCAGATCAATGTCTTCGCTCACCTCTTGCAGTTGCACGATCGTTTCCATCACTTGCTGAGACAACAAATGCAAATCGCCATAGCGATCGAGTTCTAGCGCGTCAAAGCCCGATCGGCGATTGTCCTGGAGCGATCGACTGCCATCTAAGGTGACGCGATCGTAAGCAGTTCTTA is part of the Leptolyngbya boryana PCC 6306 genome and harbors:
- a CDS encoding DUF4385 domain-containing protein, giving the protein MQEFDYSLDFKAIDFRQHPELYRMGRGEQGVLLVEPYKSEILPHWRFKTPEIARQSADAIYQLFLNYKAQQDFVGMDMARKFLQMGYTRARRYANHKSGRKYDKDAQVVLPRVEDPVKAESAQIFYEKWQLAKTDSLYIELRDRHRKQSAEAQVLD
- the pruA gene encoding L-glutamate gamma-semialdehyde dehydrogenase produces the protein MVSQAFGDALGTGSREHYESQTQAIARQLLRATRESRSWFAQVRDQMQWDDKLLGWAMSNPGLRVQLFRLIDCLPALRSKPEIARHLQEYMSDQTVELPAALKGLLNFANADSMPGQLAATTLSTAVETLAHKYISGENLKQVLKTIERLRKEKMAFTVDLLGEAVITEAEAQSYLDRYLELLEQLTEASKSWSKVEQIDFADGQPLPKVQVSVKLTAFYSQFDPLDEAGSQVRVADRARTLLRRAKELGAAVHFDMEQYAYKDLTLETLKALLLEEEFRSRSDVGMTIQGYLRDSQADLQGLIDWAKERGTPITVRLVKGAYWDQETIKAVQKDWQQPVFNDKAETDANYERLTELLLENHEVLNAAIGSHNVRSQAHALAIATALEIPKSRIEFQTLYGMGDKLAKAIVEQGYRVRVYCPYGELIPGMSYLIRRLLENTANSSFLRQNLEERPIEDLIAAPQVGEPSQLKALDKFENAADTDYADRAKRDRIQSALKSVRQQFGQTYLPLINGEFVETAEKLKSENPSRFSETVGTIGLISVDQAEDAIASAKAAFPAWKRTSAQERAHILRKAANLFEQRREELIAWMTYEVGKPVKEGDGEVSEAIDFCNYYADEMERLDRGVDYDFPGETNHYRYHARGIVLVISPWNFPLAIPVGMTVAALVTGNCALLKPAETSSVIAAKIAEILVEAGIPAGVFQFIPGKGHTVGAHLVKHPDVHMIVFTGSQAVGCQIYKDAAVLQPGQKHLKRVVAEMGGKNAVIIDESADLDQAVQGVVQSAFGYSGQKCSACSKAIVLEPVYETFLSRLVEATRSLNIGEAELPGTKVGPVIDKEAQNRIQKFIEWGERAGTLVLKMPVPEGGYFVGPTIITDVSADAKIVQEEIFGPVLAVMRASSFQEALDLANGTPYALTGGLYSRTPSHIEQAQADFEVGNLYINRGITGAIVARQPFGGFKLSGVGSKAGGVDYLLQFLEPRVVTENVQRQGFAPIEGAE
- a CDS encoding SDR family oxidoreductase, translating into MATYLVTGANRGIGYEYCRQLQAQGHEVIAVCRTASEELRQLGIRVEEGIELTSESAIAELRSRLGEMTIDVLINNAAIAKRIDLSHLDVASIREQFEVNAIAPLRLTHALLPLLKSGSKIALMTSRMGSISDNTSGGSYGYRMSKVALSMAGKSLAHDLKPQGIAVAILHPGLVQTRMTNFTVNGITPETSVKGLLQRIEQLSLDNTGTFWHSNGEVLPW
- a CDS encoding hybrid sensor histidine kinase/response regulator; this translates as MAQDKELEIRRQFLDEAQEYLDVLDATILDLANHPIDVAKANAALRAAHSIKGGAGMMGFQVLSELAHRLEDSWKVLKIDKSIVVSPRLENLLLASVGCLRQVVEFDRESMQRHQDSFVDANWLSVEAYPVFDALHAELGDPQEENAASILSPEEGQDIVPLLFETEVEGCLERLETVLNTPDQPCLREEVAILAQELGGLGEMLQLSQFVQLCQSIAYAIEQDSQNTSAIAESALTAWRTAQKLAIAGQYDQIPTAIAESTLPPDLADFADVPSVLEPNVGETDWFTEALAAEALAVDDFQPIPMPTRIPVGEPKGTDFKILDPEPDISTATEAQDTTVRVPVRQLNQLNDSFGELTIDRNGLDLYLKRLRGLARTLHDRVQVLDQVNAKLRTAYDRVTLDGSRSLQDNRRSGFDALELDRYGDLHLLSQQVMETIVQLQEVSEDIDLSLDDADQSARNLTKTAKQLQSGLTQLRMRPISDVINRFPRAIREWSLQYGKEVQLSVVGGSTLIDRNLLEALNDPLMHLIRNAFDHGIEEPTLRALRGKPPQGTIEIQAANQGNRTIITVRDDGEGIPIDKIRDRAEQMGLDPVLLDAARDEELLSLIFEPGFSTSTQVTALSGRGVGMDVVRNNLKQIRGEISVNTQAGQGTTFTLSIPFALSTIKVLLIECHGMLLALPTDVVSELFLLQPNQIIETAGSEVLNWQDKVVQLVRLQKWMRFNCPQIPHGFETPPTIAMTSVVIIDQAPQWFGIQIDRCWGEQEATMRKVEGNLALPTGFSGCTILGDGRVVPLVNVTELLRWITSCERSDIQPDQAFSKQLRASLVASQPSMARSTTPTILVVDDSINVRRFLALTLERSGYRVEQAKDGQDAIERLEAGLSVQAVICDIEMPRLDGYGFLAKLRSDEQLAQIPVMMLTSRSGEKHRKVAENLGAAAYFSKPYNEQVLLRTLEGMVKSTALV